TCCATCCGCCACGATACCGGCTGCACCGATCCCAAGCAGCAAGACTTCCAAAGCCTCCCGACGTGAAATTTTCTCATCACGATCGGATTGTGGTCTGTCTGGCGTAGACATGGTACTCCTCCCTCTAAGAAGCAGAGTATCAATTCACGATAATCACAAGATTCAAATTTAACAGAATCCTATTCTTCGTGAAAAGAAGACTTTCTCGTATTGGTTTTATCAGTAACCGCTTACGTAAAGGCACAGCAAGTTTAGGTACCGACGAAAAGTTTGTTATGAAGAGCCCAAAATTTATCACCTCTCGGGTAAGTCATGGAACGCATGAGAGATACGTGTATTCGTATATAACAATTTGGTAATCATAATTATAGCATGACAAAATTTAGACACAACCACTTCTGAATTTGGATGCTTCAAAAAATGAGAACCGGATTTCCAACCGATTTTGGAGACGGTTAAGCCATTGCGGATGGATGCAATTCCCAATCCTCACCCACCGGGGGTCAAGCCTGAGTCTCGTATCCGGCCTCAGGAATGAAGCAGGGTTGATACCGGCGAATGGAAACTTTTACGATTGGACTACCAAAATGTCTTCACGAGTGGAAACGTGGCATCACACACCGTACACTAGGCCATCTTGCGATCGAGTAAGGGAACTTAGTCCCGAATGTGAACGTATTAGAAATAGAGAACATTCTGAACCCGAGTGGTCATTTGCCTCGTGAACATGGGGCACCGGAAGTCGACGTTAATTCGCTCCAATGTGTTATGGGGTGACACGACGGATTCCGCATATCCCAGCACGATGTCCCATCTCATGAAATCATCCTTTGATACATCCATGCTGAAATTTAACGGCAAGATGCCACCGCAGCTTGCGCAACGTCTTGTCGACGTATATCTTGGACGCTTGCAGGGATAACTGAGGGAAGACGCGAAAAGAACGATTTCAAATTGGTCTTGCAAACGGACTTCATGTCGCGTAGTATATAATTATATTGTTATATAACGTTTCAAGGATGGTGGTTCGGAGTGAATGAACTCACGAAAGAACTGATTCAGGTGGGTGCTGCCGTGGCCGTAGGATGTACTTCTTGCTTGGAATACCACGTACCCAAGGCCAGGAAGCTCGGTGCAACGGATGAGGATTTGCAGGAAGTCCTTGCTCTGGTTCGTCCGGTCAAGCTTACCGCGGCGATGAAGGTGGACGAACTTGCAGAGGACATGTTCAGTTCCAAGAAAAAGGAATTGAACGTTGTAGCGGAAGGTTCCTCATGCGGCTGTGAACCCGGAAGCTGTTGCTCCTAATATTGAGAATCAAGGAGGAATGACGAATGAAAATCGACTTTTTTGACCCCGAAATGTGCTGCTCTACAGGAGTTTGCGGAACCTCCCCGGACCCGGAGTTGATTCGCGTCGGGGCGATGGTGGAGAAGCTAAAGACGGAAGGACACACAGTCGCTCGTCATATGCTCAGCCGTGACTCGGCGGCTTTCACTTCGAACAAACAAGTGTACGAAACCATGCTCAAACAAGGAATGAAAGTGTTGCCGATTGTCACGGTTGACGGGGAAATTCGGGCCCTTGGGCGGTACCCGCAAATGGATGAATTGTTTGCCGTAAAGGAGTCTTAAATTATGACCAAGTACGTGTTTTTTTCCGGGAAAGGCGGGGTCGGCAAGACCTCCCTTTCCTCCGCAACCGCTGTGATGTTGGCCAAGCGGGGTGCAAGGACATTGCTCGTCACCACAGACCCAGCCTCGAACTTGGGGGATGTGTTTGGACAGGAAGTAGGTCTTGATGCCCGGGCGGTTGAAGGAGTTCCAAACTTATTTATACAGGAGATTAATCCGGATCAAGCCTTGCAGTCGTATAAAGATAGAGCGTTGGTACCGCTTCGGGAGTTGTTTCCGGAGGAGATGGTGCAGGCCGCAGCAGAAAAGATGAGTGGGCCTTGTACCGAGGAAGTCGCCACCTTCGACCAGTTCATTGCGTGCATGCATCAGCCGGACTATGACTGGGTTGTGTTTGACACCGCTCCCACCGGTCATACGCTGCGGTTGCTGGAATTGCCGAGTAGTTGGAGCCTGCACATCGAGGAAAGCGCGCAAGGCAGTGGACAAACTTGCATCGGCAGTGTGGATGCGTTATCGGCTTCTAAGGAACAATATGACAAGGCCGTTCGTGCTCTTCAGGACTCGGATACTACTACGTTTGTCTTTGTCACCCAACCCGCTCAACTGCCGATGGAGGAAATGTTGCGTTCGGCTAATGAACTGCAAAAACTTGAGATTCTGAATCAGGTCGCAATTATGAACGGGGTCATCCCGGAAGACGAACGGACTCATCCGTATTCCAGTCGCAGGTGGCAGAAACAAGAACCGCATATTCAAAACCTGACTTCGAGATTTACGGGGCCGATTGGCTACATGCCGCTTTATGCAGATGAGGTGAAAGGGATTGTGATGTTGGAGCAGGTCGGGAGGGATTTGCAACATGCCATTCAACTATGAGAAGTTACCTGCCGATTTGTTGCTTCCTCAAGTGGGGTTGCGCCGGAGGATTTTCTTCGCCGGAAAAGGAGGTGTCGGAAAAACGACGCTTGCTTCCACGGCGGCCATGTTTGCAGCGGACCAGGGCTATAAGACGTTGCTTGTCAGCACGGACCCTGCGGCTCATATCGGCAATGTGTTTGGCGAAACCGTGACTTCGGTACCGCGTCGAATTTCCGATTCAAATTTATGGCTGGTGCGAATTGACCCAAAGGTGGCGTTTGACGCCTATCGCCATCAAGTCCTGGACTCTCTGGGACAACAGTTTGAAGATGCAGAGACCGTCGAACGAGTGAGCGAGGAACTGAATTCTCCGTGCACGGAAGAGGTCGCCGTCTTTCAAGAGTTCCTCGATTACGTGCTCGGCGAGGAGTTTGACGTGACTGTGTTTGATACCGCCCCGACCGGGCACACCATTCGTTTGCTGCAACTGTCGTGGGATTATGAGGCGGAGTTAGAGCATAAGGATGCGTTTACTGCTGAAACGGGCACATTAGACGATGCGCAATTGGCACGTATGAATGCCGCCATCCGGACGCTGCAAGATGAAAAAGAAACCGGCATGTTGTTCGTCACTCTACCCGAGTCGACGCCGATTGCGGAAATGGAACGGGCGATTGTGGATTTAGAACGAACCCACATTCATACCCAGGGCATTATTGTCAATCAAGTACTGCCCGAAGAAGTGGTGACGAGTCGACTCTTCGGAAAACGTTTGGAACTGCAGATGACGCATATCAACCATTTGAAGGAGCGAAATACGAATCGAACGATTGCGGTAGCCACACTTCAGGACGATGAAATAATAGGTGCAGAACTGTTGAAATGGTTTGCTCAAGAAGTGATCGAGAAACCCAAGGAGGCTCTACGATGAGCGGGAAAATTGCGATTGTGATCAATTCAGGATGGGATCAAAAAGATAAGGTGACCTCTGGTCTACACGTCGCAAAACGGATTTTTGATGCGAAAGAAGAGAATCAGATTGATGCTGTGGAGGTCTTTCTGTTTACCGGAGCGGTAAAGCTGCTGGAATCGATTCCGCAAGAGGTGGATCAAACGCTGTCTGAGTTGAAAGAAGCGGGACTGATTGTGGGTGCGTGTTTAAACCAAGTGAACATCTGGAAGTTAACCGAACCAGCGAGTAAGTACGACATTCACTTGGAATTTGCACGCGACGCATTTTCCCGTTATGCACGCGAAGGATACACCGTACTCACGTTTTGATGGGATCTGAGGTGTTAAAAATCATCCTTCCTGATTTCCAACTCCTGGATGAGAATTTTAAGTGGAGTGTGTTGACTTCAATGACGGAAAAGTATGAAGAC
The Alicyclobacillus curvatus genome window above contains:
- a CDS encoding ArsA family ATPase, which gives rise to MPFNYEKLPADLLLPQVGLRRRIFFAGKGGVGKTTLASTAAMFAADQGYKTLLVSTDPAAHIGNVFGETVTSVPRRISDSNLWLVRIDPKVAFDAYRHQVLDSLGQQFEDAETVERVSEELNSPCTEEVAVFQEFLDYVLGEEFDVTVFDTAPTGHTIRLLQLSWDYEAELEHKDAFTAETGTLDDAQLARMNAAIRTLQDEKETGMLFVTLPESTPIAEMERAIVDLERTHIHTQGIIVNQVLPEEVVTSRLFGKRLELQMTHINHLKERNTNRTIAVATLQDDEIIGAELLKWFAQEVIEKPKEALR
- a CDS encoding carboxymuconolactone decarboxylase family protein, with product MNELTKELIQVGAAVAVGCTSCLEYHVPKARKLGATDEDLQEVLALVRPVKLTAAMKVDELAEDMFSSKKKELNVVAEGSSCGCEPGSCCS
- the arsD gene encoding arsenite efflux transporter metallochaperone ArsD, which encodes MKIDFFDPEMCCSTGVCGTSPDPELIRVGAMVEKLKTEGHTVARHMLSRDSAAFTSNKQVYETMLKQGMKVLPIVTVDGEIRALGRYPQMDELFAVKES
- a CDS encoding ArsA family ATPase; amino-acid sequence: MTKYVFFSGKGGVGKTSLSSATAVMLAKRGARTLLVTTDPASNLGDVFGQEVGLDARAVEGVPNLFIQEINPDQALQSYKDRALVPLRELFPEEMVQAAAEKMSGPCTEEVATFDQFIACMHQPDYDWVVFDTAPTGHTLRLLELPSSWSLHIEESAQGSGQTCIGSVDALSASKEQYDKAVRALQDSDTTTFVFVTQPAQLPMEEMLRSANELQKLEILNQVAIMNGVIPEDERTHPYSSRRWQKQEPHIQNLTSRFTGPIGYMPLYADEVKGIVMLEQVGRDLQHAIQL